A portion of the Corynebacterium occultum genome contains these proteins:
- the bioB gene encoding biotin synthase BioB, protein MVQPADILALARQQVLEEGRGLGESQLLEILNLPDGQIPNLLELAHQVRVKWCGEEVEVEGIISLKTGGCPEDCHFCSQSGVFESPVRSVWLDINELIEAAKQTAKSGATEFCIVAAVKGPDEKLMKQLEEAVSAIKAEVDIEVSVSVGTLTPEQVKRLADAGVHRYNHNLETARSFFPEVVSTHTWEERRNTLELVREAGIEVCSGGILGMGETLEQRAEFAAQLAEVEPAEVPMNFLDPRPGTPFADYPVMESADALRAIGAFRLALPRAILRFAGGRELTLGEDGAEQGLLGGMNAIIVGNYLTTLGRPMEDDLDMMGRMQLPIKALSSAV, encoded by the coding sequence GTGGTTCAGCCCGCCGATATTCTCGCCCTCGCCCGCCAACAGGTCCTGGAGGAGGGCCGGGGCCTGGGAGAGTCCCAGCTGCTCGAGATCCTGAACCTGCCCGATGGGCAGATACCGAACCTCCTGGAACTGGCACACCAGGTCCGGGTGAAGTGGTGCGGTGAGGAAGTCGAGGTTGAAGGCATCATCTCCCTCAAAACCGGTGGCTGCCCCGAAGACTGCCACTTCTGCTCCCAGTCCGGGGTCTTCGAATCCCCGGTGCGCTCCGTCTGGCTGGATATCAATGAGCTGATCGAGGCGGCCAAACAGACCGCAAAGAGCGGAGCCACCGAATTCTGCATCGTCGCCGCCGTCAAGGGCCCCGATGAAAAGCTGATGAAACAGCTCGAGGAAGCCGTTTCCGCCATCAAGGCGGAAGTGGACATCGAGGTTTCCGTCTCGGTGGGAACACTGACCCCGGAGCAGGTCAAACGCCTGGCTGATGCCGGTGTCCACCGCTACAACCACAACCTGGAAACCGCCCGCTCCTTCTTTCCCGAGGTGGTGAGCACCCATACCTGGGAGGAACGCCGCAACACCCTGGAACTGGTACGCGAAGCTGGCATTGAGGTCTGCTCCGGTGGCATCCTCGGCATGGGGGAGACCTTGGAACAGCGTGCAGAATTCGCCGCCCAACTCGCCGAAGTGGAACCAGCTGAAGTGCCCATGAACTTCCTGGACCCCCGCCCCGGCACCCCTTTCGCGGACTATCCGGTGATGGAATCCGCCGACGCCCTGCGCGCCATCGGCGCCTTCCGTCTCGCACTGCCCCGCGCCATCCTCCGCTTCGCCGGTGGCCGAGAGCTCACCCTTGGGGAAGATGGCGCAGAGCAGGGTCTCCTCGGCGGCATGAACGCCATCATCGTGGGCAACTACCTGACCACCCTGGGCCGTCCCATGGAAGATGACCTGGACATGATGGGCCGCATGCAGCTGCCCATCAAGGCCCTGAGCTCCGCGGTCTGA
- the bsaP gene encoding biotin synthase auxiliary protein BsaP: MAATDSEALLSAVLTGDTALFHPNTGQELAAGAELKLSPSARTGLEAPRYCQLCGRRMVVQVRPDGWRAECSRHGELDSVYLERR, from the coding sequence ATGGCGGCAACCGATTCTGAAGCCCTGCTCAGTGCTGTCCTGACCGGGGACACAGCCCTCTTTCACCCCAACACCGGCCAGGAACTGGCGGCAGGTGCCGAGTTGAAGCTCTCGCCTTCCGCCCGCACCGGGTTGGAGGCCCCGCGTTACTGCCAGCTTTGCGGTCGTCGGATGGTGGTGCAGGTCCGTCCCGATGGGTGGCGGGCGGAATGCTCCCGGCACGGGGAGCTGGACTCGGTGTATCTGGAGCGTCGATAA
- a CDS encoding amidohydrolase family protein, with the protein MRYKSAIDFDAIEAVDMHVHYEIDQCGHASLPQDYIDASVAYFKSGERLPSADTIAELYRELNMAAVIFTVDARTQLGHLPNSIDDLVASAAKHNDVLIPFGSVDPRTGEAAIIEATRQVEELGVWGMKFHPSLQGFDPSDPQYLPLWRKISELGVPALFHTGQNGIGAGMAGGGGLKLRYSNPLLLDDIAAELPDLKIIMAHPSVPWQDEANSIAIHKPNVYIDLSGWSPKYFPESLVRFASNMLAGKLLFATDYPLLTPEKWLGAFAELPIKDEVRPGILKGNALKVLGVTPKA; encoded by the coding sequence ATGCGTTATAAATCCGCCATCGATTTCGATGCCATTGAAGCTGTTGACATGCACGTGCACTATGAAATCGATCAGTGTGGGCATGCGTCATTGCCCCAGGATTATATTGATGCTTCCGTGGCGTACTTCAAGAGTGGGGAGCGGCTGCCTTCGGCAGACACGATCGCCGAGCTCTACCGTGAGCTCAACATGGCGGCGGTGATCTTCACCGTTGATGCACGCACCCAGCTTGGTCATCTGCCGAACTCGATCGATGACCTGGTCGCTTCTGCAGCCAAGCACAATGATGTTCTGATCCCTTTCGGCAGTGTGGATCCCCGGACTGGTGAAGCGGCCATCATTGAGGCGACCCGTCAGGTCGAGGAGCTGGGTGTGTGGGGGATGAAGTTCCACCCTTCCCTGCAGGGATTTGACCCTTCCGATCCGCAGTACCTCCCCCTCTGGCGCAAGATCTCCGAGCTGGGTGTACCCGCTCTCTTCCATACCGGGCAGAACGGCATCGGTGCCGGTATGGCTGGTGGTGGGGGTCTCAAGCTGCGTTATTCCAACCCCCTGTTGTTGGATGATATTGCTGCTGAGCTGCCTGATCTGAAGATCATCATGGCCCACCCTTCGGTGCCCTGGCAGGATGAGGCGAATTCCATCGCCATCCACAAGCCGAATGTCTACATCGATCTTTCCGGCTGGAGCCCGAAGTACTTCCCGGAGTCCCTGGTGCGTTTCGCCTCCAATATGTTGGCCGGAAAACTGCTCTTCGCCACGGACTACCCGCTTCTCACCCCGGAGAAGTGGCTGGGGGCTTTCGCTGAGCTACCCATCAAGGATGAGGTACGGCCGGGAATTCTCAAGGGTAACGCCCTCAAGGTTCTCGGTGTGACCCCGAAGGCATGA
- a CDS encoding IclR family transcriptional regulator produces MNNTSEVPAPIESVDRALRLLLHLRSHSSISVKEAAVYLGTAPSTAHRLLSTLMLRGFVVQDFERRYRLGAALSDVLPTQVTDSDLIEAAQGPLIELMGKLQETVQLMVLREGNIRFLEGEEPEAILRVTKRIGDEMPAFVSSGGKAILGRMTNPEVERMYQQGLEAWPTRKVQSMQMLKRMLTQVRRDGYGISREETEPGISGVGVCISAPDGAPIGALTAAVPSVRFHRREIQDYVSALRSAVQKVENNLYGRDDVSYSF; encoded by the coding sequence GTGAACAACACCTCGGAGGTTCCAGCGCCGATCGAGTCGGTGGATCGGGCGCTTCGGCTGCTCCTTCACCTGCGTTCCCACAGCTCCATATCGGTGAAGGAGGCTGCCGTCTATCTGGGTACCGCCCCCTCCACGGCCCATCGGCTGCTGTCGACCTTGATGCTCCGGGGGTTCGTGGTCCAGGATTTTGAGAGACGCTATCGCCTGGGTGCCGCACTTTCCGATGTTCTTCCGACGCAGGTGACGGACTCTGACCTGATCGAAGCTGCCCAGGGTCCCTTGATCGAACTGATGGGAAAATTGCAGGAGACGGTTCAGCTCATGGTGCTCCGGGAGGGCAATATCCGCTTCCTGGAGGGGGAGGAACCGGAGGCGATCCTGCGGGTGACCAAGCGGATCGGGGATGAGATGCCGGCCTTTGTGTCTTCCGGGGGAAAGGCGATTCTCGGCCGAATGACCAATCCCGAGGTGGAACGGATGTACCAGCAGGGTCTGGAGGCCTGGCCCACCCGGAAGGTGCAGTCCATGCAGATGCTGAAGCGAATGCTCACCCAGGTACGCCGGGACGGTTATGGCATAAGCCGGGAGGAGACGGAGCCGGGGATCTCTGGTGTCGGGGTGTGTATCAGCGCCCCTGATGGGGCACCCATCGGTGCGTTGACCGCGGCTGTGCCGAGTGTGCGTTTCCATCGCCGGGAGATCCAGGATTACGTCAGTGCGCTGCGATCTGCCGTACAGAAAGTGGAGAATAATCTTTATGGCCGAGATGACGTTTCTTATTCCTTCTAA
- a CDS encoding MFS transporter: protein MTITTQQTQRGPAEVLAAVREGRMSGFQIITVSIALMLVVLDGFEVGIMAFAAPQIQEQMGISPDILGYVLSGSLFGMAIGSITLTPLADRMGRRPLTLMMLVLIVVGMALTLTATSASTLILWRIVTGLGIGGMMANLNALVAEYSSDRRRTTAIAIYAAGYPIGATIAGFLARPLIPMYGWHAMFLAGTILAVVALIISWIRLPESLDYLLAKRPANALNRVNRILGKMNLEPLRELPENQVSETASVEKKGAIQEILTPPTLRLTLALWIGYGLLVAAYYFANTWIPTILSNVTGDQQLGTTMGIGANLGGVLGCFVFAALAIRFSGRLLLFLSLFAAAGAFVLFGLIFNVVSVAIAVGFLLGVLTTGAIAGFYAVAPTVYSVQARATGIGWMIGLGRLVSVAAPIIVGYILAAGVAPERVFFLFAIPLAISGLAAGSLLLGRRHSALAD, encoded by the coding sequence ATGACGATTACAACCCAGCAAACCCAACGAGGACCAGCAGAGGTTCTTGCCGCCGTCCGTGAAGGACGAATGAGTGGCTTCCAGATCATCACCGTCAGCATCGCGCTGATGCTGGTGGTGCTGGACGGCTTCGAGGTGGGGATCATGGCCTTCGCCGCTCCCCAGATCCAAGAGCAGATGGGCATCAGTCCGGACATCCTCGGTTATGTCCTCAGCGGCAGTCTCTTCGGCATGGCAATTGGATCCATCACGCTGACCCCGCTGGCTGACCGCATGGGGCGTCGTCCCCTCACCCTGATGATGCTGGTCCTGATCGTGGTGGGCATGGCGCTCACCCTGACCGCCACCTCAGCAAGCACGCTGATTCTCTGGCGCATTGTCACCGGTCTGGGTATCGGCGGAATGATGGCCAACCTCAATGCCCTGGTCGCGGAGTATTCCTCGGACCGCCGACGCACCACCGCGATCGCCATTTATGCAGCCGGCTACCCCATCGGGGCCACCATCGCAGGCTTCCTGGCACGCCCCCTGATCCCCATGTACGGCTGGCACGCCATGTTCCTCGCCGGCACCATCTTGGCGGTTGTCGCCCTCATCATCAGCTGGATACGACTCCCGGAGTCCCTTGACTATCTGCTGGCCAAACGTCCTGCGAATGCTCTGAACCGGGTCAACCGGATTCTGGGGAAGATGAATCTGGAACCCCTGCGGGAGCTGCCGGAGAACCAGGTCTCGGAGACCGCCTCTGTCGAGAAAAAGGGCGCCATCCAGGAGATCCTGACCCCGCCCACGCTGCGACTCACCCTCGCACTGTGGATCGGCTACGGGCTGCTGGTCGCCGCCTACTACTTCGCCAACACCTGGATCCCCACCATTCTGAGCAATGTCACCGGTGACCAGCAGCTGGGTACCACCATGGGAATCGGCGCGAACCTCGGCGGTGTCCTCGGCTGCTTCGTCTTCGCGGCTCTGGCGATCCGTTTCAGTGGTCGTCTCCTGCTCTTTCTTTCCCTCTTTGCCGCCGCCGGTGCCTTCGTCCTCTTCGGCCTGATCTTCAATGTTGTCTCTGTGGCCATCGCGGTCGGCTTTCTCCTGGGTGTGCTGACCACCGGTGCCATCGCCGGCTTCTACGCTGTCGCCCCCACCGTCTACTCCGTCCAGGCCCGTGCCACCGGCATCGGCTGGATGATCGGCCTGGGTCGTCTGGTTTCCGTCGCCGCACCGATCATCGTCGGCTACATCCTGGCTGCGGGCGTGGCCCCTGAGCGAGTCTTCTTCCTCTTCGCCATCCCGCTCGCCATCTCCGGTCTCGCTGCAGGTTCTCTTCTGCTGGGCAGGCGTCACAGCGCTCTGGCTGACTAA
- a CDS encoding acetoacetate--CoA ligase, with amino-acid sequence MTTVINPAPTTDNSSLITWQPTEEQLRDCRMARFAQWSAQRHQRELKDFRSLLDWSVAQPEEFWGSIRQFFDVLGDGFDTAPVLGEATMPFATWFPGAKLNFAENVLRHASDPLLRHTPAIIRVEENGERSDLSWVELEARVASLAATFRELGVQRGDRIAAILPNVPEAVIGLLAAASLGALWTINSPDLSAEASVRRIRQLEPKILVACDGYEFADKIIDRREHTAEVEAALPSLEATVLVRLLEPHRKAGEMAGEGHTTGVRIAFDEAVSQPALISYERVDFMAPLWILFSSGTTGDPKGIVHGHGGMVLDSLKGIALHQDIGPGDIYYVAANTSWMVWNTLVQNLLAGAAIVTYAGSPKVTGKDHHFQIISDMGVTMFATGAAYLSMVEKAGLDPAAGRDFSALRAILSTGSPLPSSTWRWVHEKVKQDVHLGSDSGGTDICGGFLGSNPMEPVHLGYLQGPLLGVAVEAHGPDGRPLLDEVGEMAVTRPLPSMPLFLWGDTDGERYRSSYFTAEPGVWMHGDWITRTSTGEFMVHGRADATLNRQGVRIGASDIYGVLQDIEEIEDCMVLGVEQADGGYWMPLFITPAAGAVLDDALRDRIRDTLRSRASARHVPDEIIECPGIPVTRTMKRLEVPIKRMFSETAGGQRIARDSVLNPEVLDWFQKLADTRRQSA; translated from the coding sequence ATGACCACCGTCATCAATCCCGCCCCCACCACCGATAACAGTTCCCTCATCACCTGGCAGCCGACGGAAGAACAGCTGCGTGACTGTCGCATGGCCCGTTTTGCGCAGTGGTCCGCGCAGCGCCACCAACGTGAACTGAAGGATTTCCGTAGCCTGCTGGACTGGTCGGTGGCGCAGCCGGAGGAGTTCTGGGGCAGCATCCGACAGTTCTTTGATGTCCTCGGTGATGGTTTCGACACCGCTCCGGTGCTGGGTGAGGCAACTATGCCCTTCGCCACCTGGTTTCCCGGGGCAAAGCTGAACTTCGCGGAGAATGTTCTCCGCCATGCCAGTGACCCCCTGCTTCGGCATACTCCCGCGATCATCCGGGTCGAGGAAAATGGGGAGCGCAGTGACCTGAGCTGGGTAGAGTTGGAGGCCCGGGTAGCCTCCCTGGCCGCAACCTTCCGGGAGCTGGGGGTGCAGCGAGGAGACCGGATCGCCGCCATCCTGCCTAATGTCCCGGAAGCTGTCATCGGGCTGCTCGCTGCGGCCTCCCTGGGCGCTTTGTGGACCATCAACTCCCCGGATCTCTCCGCGGAGGCCAGTGTCCGCCGCATCCGACAGCTGGAACCGAAGATTCTGGTGGCCTGCGATGGCTATGAGTTCGCCGACAAGATCATCGACCGTCGTGAGCACACCGCTGAGGTGGAGGCAGCACTTCCCTCCCTGGAGGCAACGGTGCTGGTGCGACTCCTGGAACCGCACCGCAAAGCAGGCGAGATGGCCGGGGAGGGGCATACCACCGGGGTGCGTATCGCTTTCGATGAAGCGGTCAGCCAGCCAGCACTCATCTCCTATGAGCGGGTGGATTTCATGGCACCGTTGTGGATCCTCTTTTCCTCCGGTACCACCGGAGATCCGAAGGGCATCGTCCACGGGCACGGCGGAATGGTGTTGGACAGCCTCAAGGGCATTGCCCTGCACCAGGACATCGGACCCGGCGATATTTACTATGTCGCGGCCAACACCTCCTGGATGGTGTGGAACACCCTCGTTCAGAATCTGCTTGCGGGTGCGGCCATCGTCACCTATGCGGGTTCCCCGAAAGTCACCGGCAAGGACCACCATTTCCAGATCATCTCTGACATGGGTGTGACAATGTTCGCCACCGGAGCGGCCTATCTCTCCATGGTGGAGAAGGCGGGTCTTGATCCGGCTGCGGGACGTGATTTCTCAGCCCTGCGCGCCATCCTCTCCACCGGTTCGCCCCTGCCCAGCAGCACGTGGCGTTGGGTTCATGAGAAGGTGAAGCAGGATGTCCATCTGGGATCGGACTCCGGTGGAACGGATATCTGCGGTGGTTTCCTGGGATCTAACCCGATGGAACCGGTCCATCTGGGATACCTCCAGGGTCCCCTCCTCGGAGTTGCGGTTGAGGCCCACGGCCCTGACGGCCGCCCCCTGCTCGACGAGGTCGGTGAAATGGCGGTCACCCGGCCGCTGCCCTCCATGCCGCTCTTCCTGTGGGGGGACACCGACGGGGAGCGTTACCGTTCCTCCTACTTCACTGCCGAACCGGGAGTGTGGATGCACGGTGACTGGATCACCCGAACCAGCACCGGTGAGTTCATGGTCCATGGACGGGCCGATGCCACCCTGAACCGGCAGGGGGTGCGCATCGGAGCTTCCGACATCTACGGTGTCCTGCAGGACATCGAAGAGATTGAGGACTGCATGGTGCTGGGCGTGGAACAGGCGGATGGCGGTTATTGGATGCCCCTGTTCATTACACCTGCGGCAGGAGCAGTGCTTGACGACGCCCTCCGGGATCGCATCCGCGACACCCTCCGCTCCCGGGCCAGTGCCCGCCACGTCCCCGATGAGATCATCGAATGCCCGGGCATCCCGGTGACCCGCACCATGAAGCGCCTTGAGGTGCCGATCAAGCGGATGTTCTCCGAGACCGCCGGTGGACAGCGGATTGCCCGTGATTCAGTTCTCAACCCTGAGGTTCTCGACTGGTTTCAGAAATTGGCGGACACCCGCCGACAGTCTGCATGA
- a CDS encoding SDR family oxidoreductase has translation MSQRVLITAGASGIGWAMAQAFLATGAQVHIFDRDAEAVAAVSGSHRNLQGSVGDVTSEEDVDVLVRDIQEQMGGLDVLISNAGIAGPTAPVEDYDPAAWRSVMEVNLNGSFNVTRAMVPLLKAAGGGSILVMSSLAGRFGYPNRIAYSTSKWGLVGFTKTLSLELGPHGITVNSLHPGAVEGPRMAAVFEGRAALSGHSIEEEKAAALENQAMKSFTDPADIGALAVFLCGPHARTISGQQFSVDGDSKAAQ, from the coding sequence ATGTCGCAACGTGTTCTGATCACGGCAGGTGCCAGTGGAATCGGTTGGGCTATGGCGCAGGCATTCCTAGCCACCGGGGCTCAGGTCCATATTTTTGACCGGGATGCTGAGGCGGTCGCCGCAGTATCGGGCAGCCACCGGAACCTTCAGGGGAGCGTCGGAGACGTGACCTCTGAGGAGGATGTCGACGTACTGGTCAGAGACATTCAAGAGCAGATGGGTGGACTTGATGTCCTGATCAGCAATGCCGGTATCGCCGGGCCCACCGCCCCGGTGGAGGATTATGACCCAGCCGCCTGGCGATCGGTCATGGAGGTCAATCTGAATGGATCCTTCAACGTGACCAGGGCGATGGTGCCCTTATTAAAGGCGGCAGGTGGGGGAAGCATTCTGGTGATGTCTTCGCTGGCTGGCCGCTTCGGTTACCCGAACCGGATTGCCTACTCCACCAGCAAGTGGGGGTTGGTCGGTTTCACCAAAACTCTCTCCTTGGAACTTGGCCCGCATGGGATCACCGTGAATTCACTGCATCCTGGGGCGGTGGAAGGACCCCGCATGGCAGCGGTGTTTGAGGGGCGTGCCGCGCTCTCAGGCCACAGTATCGAGGAGGAGAAGGCGGCCGCGCTGGAGAATCAGGCGATGAAGTCTTTCACGGATCCCGCGGATATCGGCGCTCTTGCGGTGTTCCTCTGTGGACCCCATGCCAGGACGATCTCCGGCCAGCAGTTTTCGGTGGACGGGGATTCCAAGGCGGCACAGTAG
- a CDS encoding metal-dependent hydrolase, translating into MSVVMGPTHAMSGAAVGLAVAQLLPEEWGGVNTVQEAFLYAGLTAGAALLPDLDSPSATVSRSFGPFTQALSHTVENTAQGFVNLTKARKDPKCRNGHRTLTHTIWFALAAGAGATALISAFGKPAVIGLLFIFLGLAIRGLFPEWSKKTDWLIVAALSAALAYGAWYFIPASSFGLVMGSAVTVGCVTHMLGDLATKQGIPVFAPLLQFGRKRWWKLKLPNFLSITASGPADKVLLTLFTASVLVQTYLVATGDYTELMMALLNK; encoded by the coding sequence ATGTCAGTGGTCATGGGCCCCACCCATGCGATGAGTGGTGCAGCCGTCGGACTGGCGGTCGCACAGCTCCTGCCCGAGGAATGGGGCGGAGTGAACACCGTGCAGGAGGCTTTCCTCTATGCCGGCCTGACCGCAGGTGCCGCACTCCTGCCGGACCTGGACTCCCCCTCCGCCACAGTTTCCCGCTCCTTCGGACCCTTCACCCAGGCACTTTCCCACACGGTGGAGAACACCGCCCAGGGCTTCGTGAACCTGACCAAGGCCAGGAAGGATCCGAAATGCCGGAACGGGCACCGCACCCTGACGCACACAATCTGGTTTGCTTTAGCTGCTGGAGCGGGGGCAACCGCACTGATCAGCGCCTTCGGCAAACCTGCCGTGATCGGATTATTGTTCATCTTCCTCGGCCTGGCCATCCGTGGCCTCTTCCCCGAATGGTCGAAGAAAACGGACTGGCTGATTGTCGCCGCACTATCAGCTGCCCTGGCCTACGGCGCCTGGTATTTCATTCCGGCCAGTTCCTTCGGCCTGGTGATGGGTTCCGCGGTGACGGTGGGCTGTGTGACCCACATGCTGGGCGATCTGGCCACCAAACAGGGCATCCCGGTCTTCGCGCCACTCCTGCAATTCGGCCGTAAACGCTGGTGGAAGTTGAAATTACCGAATTTCCTGAGCATCACCGCGAGTGGTCCGGCCGACAAGGTGCTGCTGACGCTCTTCACCGCTTCGGTGCTGGTGCAGACCTACCTCGTGGCCACCGGGGACTACACCGAACTGATGATGGCACTGCTCAATAAATAA
- a CDS encoding RDD family protein — translation MHRKGATPISTATPEQEPQPRTPAKPARLLHRGYAFIFDTFLLLIAVTLITAATPLNIVEDSFIYVFLLGVYRSLMEFFSGNTFGKALLRLRVCYFDRRGRERRSLSRLFRVMLRNGWLLVSGFALFLEPDSNLRSIVVILAGILALISYRINLIRPHLGALVLQLRTPDPWEELEN, via the coding sequence GTGCACAGGAAGGGAGCCACCCCCATCTCAACCGCAACCCCTGAGCAGGAACCCCAACCCCGAACCCCGGCGAAACCCGCCCGGCTGCTGCACCGTGGTTACGCCTTCATCTTCGACACTTTTCTGCTGCTGATCGCGGTCACCCTGATCACGGCGGCCACCCCGCTGAATATCGTCGAGGACAGTTTCATCTATGTCTTCCTGCTCGGTGTCTACCGGTCGCTTATGGAGTTCTTCAGCGGAAACACCTTCGGCAAGGCCTTATTGCGCCTCCGGGTGTGCTACTTCGACCGCCGGGGACGGGAACGCCGCAGTCTCAGCCGCCTTTTCCGGGTGATGTTGCGTAATGGGTGGCTGCTCGTGTCAGGTTTCGCCCTCTTCCTGGAACCGGACTCCAATCTCCGCAGTATTGTTGTCATTCTCGCTGGAATACTGGCCCTGATCAGCTACCGGATCAACCTGATACGCCCCCATCTCGGTGCCCTGGTGCTGCAGTTGCGCACCCCGGATCCCTGGGAAGAACTCGAAAACTAG
- a CDS encoding GmrSD restriction endonuclease domain-containing protein: MMLRRLLGVGGAGLVLTLGLSACGPVENEVPELSQSSSSSIATSESTTPDASPAPEQEAEADPGETDSGEEATPEAGTAAAALENLAVKGRAPKTGYERELFGPAWADVDHNGCDTRNDILARDLENETFRPGTQDCVVLTGLLADPFTATEIHFQRGQDTSTAVQIDHVVALSDAWQKGAQQLDEEQRRQFANDPLNLLAVDGPSNSQKGDGDAATWLPPNRAFRCDYVSRQIAVKARYQLWITAAEKDAMSTVLGNCPAHPLPDDVNANTAYQVTTTGTQFPATEVAPEEQPIEVPAAPANDAEVLPAAVPETADTATDPRFSSCAKAKAAGHGPYVSGVDVEYNWYRDGDNDGINCE; encoded by the coding sequence ATGATGTTGCGGCGTTTACTCGGAGTTGGCGGAGCGGGCCTGGTACTGACCTTGGGCCTCAGCGCCTGCGGTCCGGTTGAAAATGAAGTACCTGAGCTTTCCCAATCCTCAAGTTCCTCGATTGCCACCAGCGAATCCACCACCCCGGACGCGTCGCCTGCCCCGGAGCAGGAGGCTGAGGCAGATCCCGGCGAGACAGATTCCGGTGAGGAAGCCACCCCTGAGGCGGGCACCGCGGCGGCCGCGCTGGAGAACCTTGCGGTCAAGGGCCGTGCCCCGAAGACCGGTTATGAGCGGGAGCTGTTTGGTCCTGCCTGGGCGGATGTGGATCACAACGGTTGTGACACCCGCAATGACATTCTCGCCCGCGATCTGGAGAACGAGACCTTCCGGCCCGGAACCCAGGATTGTGTGGTGCTCACCGGGTTGCTCGCCGATCCCTTCACCGCCACCGAGATCCATTTCCAACGTGGCCAGGACACCTCCACAGCAGTTCAGATCGACCATGTGGTCGCTCTTTCCGACGCCTGGCAAAAAGGCGCACAGCAGCTCGATGAGGAGCAGCGTCGTCAGTTCGCCAATGATCCGCTGAACCTGCTGGCGGTGGACGGCCCCAGCAACTCCCAGAAGGGTGATGGTGACGCCGCAACCTGGCTGCCGCCGAACCGCGCTTTCCGTTGTGACTATGTGTCCCGGCAGATCGCGGTGAAGGCCCGCTACCAGCTGTGGATCACCGCTGCGGAGAAGGACGCCATGTCCACGGTGCTGGGTAACTGCCCCGCCCACCCCCTCCCGGATGATGTCAACGCGAACACCGCTTATCAGGTGACCACCACCGGTACGCAGTTTCCGGCGACCGAGGTAGCTCCGGAAGAACAGCCGATCGAGGTTCCCGCGGCACCGGCCAATGATGCTGAGGTGCTTCCGGCGGCAGTCCCGGAAACGGCGGATACCGCCACCGACCCCCGTTTCAGCAGCTGTGCCAAGGCGAAGGCAGCCGGTCATGGACCTTATGTGTCCGGTGTGGACGTGGAGTACAACTGGTACCGCGATGGGGATAATGACGGCATCAACTGCGAATAG
- a CDS encoding glutamate--cysteine ligase, giving the protein MRTFGVEEELLLVDAYSLAPLPRAESLVARHRSSAAAEPEITLEFKQEQIEVVSRPQLTFQGQLSAIRQGRELADRAAATLGGRVIALPTIPGPIATHLVHNPRFRRIDQSFGLTSDEQFTCAFHVHVRVYSREEAVAALDRVRVWLPTLMALSANSPFWQGSDTGFASYRYQAWNRWPMTGPTDYAGSVEAHDRHLAALLDTGVPLDVGMLYFDARLCDHQPTLEVRVTDVCMKAEHAAALAVMVRALVESAARSWQAELPAPQVSTSLLRAWSWRASRDGVQEQLHLPTTGRPAPAAEVVAALLAEIRPVLVEYGEAEVVEEMLRELLNGGSGAVRQREVFAETGDLREVLAFALETTHRA; this is encoded by the coding sequence ATGCGCACCTTCGGTGTCGAGGAGGAGCTGCTCCTGGTCGACGCGTACAGTCTCGCCCCCTTGCCCCGGGCGGAAAGTCTGGTGGCCCGCCACCGCTCCTCCGCAGCCGCCGAGCCGGAGATCACCCTGGAGTTCAAGCAGGAACAGATTGAGGTGGTCTCCCGACCTCAGCTTACCTTCCAGGGACAGCTTTCCGCCATCCGACAGGGCCGGGAACTTGCGGATCGTGCCGCCGCCACGCTGGGAGGCAGGGTGATCGCGTTGCCCACCATCCCCGGCCCGATAGCCACCCACCTGGTGCATAATCCTCGCTTCCGCCGAATCGACCAGAGTTTCGGGCTGACCTCTGATGAGCAGTTCACCTGCGCCTTTCACGTCCATGTGAGGGTGTATTCCCGGGAGGAGGCGGTGGCGGCGCTGGATCGGGTCCGAGTGTGGCTGCCCACCTTGATGGCATTGAGCGCGAACTCCCCTTTTTGGCAGGGATCGGACACCGGCTTCGCCTCCTACCGTTATCAGGCGTGGAACCGCTGGCCGATGACCGGGCCAACTGATTACGCCGGTTCAGTGGAAGCCCATGACAGGCACCTGGCAGCCTTGCTTGACACCGGGGTGCCGCTGGACGTCGGCATGCTCTACTTCGATGCCAGGCTCTGCGATCATCAGCCCACCCTGGAGGTACGGGTCACCGATGTGTGTATGAAAGCTGAGCATGCCGCGGCCCTGGCTGTGATGGTCCGTGCCCTGGTTGAGAGCGCTGCCCGATCCTGGCAGGCGGAACTCCCGGCACCCCAGGTATCCACCTCCCTGCTCCGGGCCTGGTCCTGGCGGGCCAGCCGCGACGGGGTTCAGGAGCAGCTCCATCTGCCCACCACGGGGCGCCCCGCTCCGGCTGCTGAGGTGGTTGCCGCCCTGCTGGCCGAGATCCGCCCGGTGCTGGTTGAGTACGGCGAAGCAGAAGTGGTGGAGGAGATGCTGAGGGAGCTGTTGAATGGTGGCTCTGGGGCGGTGCGCCAGCGTGAGGTGTTCGCCGAGACCGGTGACCTCCGTGAGGTGCTGGCCTTCGCCCTGGAGACAACGCATCGGGCCTAA